The Aequorivita sublithincola DSM 14238 genome window below encodes:
- a CDS encoding alanine/glycine:cation symporter family protein produces the protein MEKVDKFIAAMASVAWGLPLLILLIGGGLYLLIRIKFLPFRYLGHALAVLRGKYDNESDAGEITHFQALTTALSATVGMGNIAGVAVAIAIGGPGAVFWMWVSAVIGMSTKFFTATLAILYRGKDSEGKIQGGPMYFITEGLGKKWMPLAIMFSVAGLVGALPVFNVNQLTQAINDILLKPAGMYYGFKTDLVIGLILAVITSIVILGGLGRISKTASKMVPGMVALYFVLVLIILGTHIDVVPKYLGMIFTDAFSANFYKGDAFLGGAIGGIILLGIRRGAFSNEAGIGTAPMAHGAAKTNEPIREGLVAMLGPAIDTLIICTLTALAILVTGVWQSSDANGVSLTASAFEESIPVYGKYGLLVCIAVFSISSLFSYSYYGSKCMSFLFGAKNKGIYNYFYIASIIVGATTSLSMMINLIDTFFALMAIPTMTATILLAPKVIKEAKIYFEKLKREKL, from the coding sequence TTGGAAAAAGTAGATAAATTTATTGCAGCAATGGCCTCCGTAGCTTGGGGTTTACCGCTTTTGATACTTTTGATTGGCGGTGGATTGTATCTTTTAATCCGAATTAAATTTTTACCTTTTCGTTATTTAGGTCACGCCCTTGCAGTACTTCGCGGAAAATATGATAACGAAAGCGATGCTGGCGAAATCACACACTTTCAAGCTTTAACCACCGCGCTTTCAGCGACAGTTGGAATGGGGAATATTGCGGGAGTAGCCGTAGCCATAGCCATTGGTGGTCCAGGCGCCGTTTTTTGGATGTGGGTGAGCGCCGTTATTGGAATGTCTACCAAGTTTTTCACAGCAACTTTAGCAATTCTTTACAGAGGAAAAGATTCCGAAGGAAAAATTCAGGGTGGACCAATGTATTTTATAACCGAAGGCTTGGGCAAAAAATGGATGCCTTTGGCAATTATGTTTAGTGTTGCTGGATTGGTGGGTGCTTTACCAGTTTTCAATGTAAACCAACTTACGCAGGCAATAAACGATATACTTCTAAAACCGGCTGGAATGTACTACGGTTTTAAAACAGATTTAGTAATCGGTTTGATTTTAGCTGTAATCACATCAATAGTTATTTTGGGCGGTTTGGGACGCATTAGTAAAACGGCTTCCAAAATGGTTCCTGGAATGGTGGCGCTTTATTTCGTTTTGGTTTTGATTATATTAGGAACTCATATTGATGTAGTTCCAAAATATCTGGGAATGATTTTTACAGATGCTTTCTCCGCAAATTTTTATAAAGGTGATGCTTTCTTAGGCGGTGCAATTGGCGGAATAATTCTTTTGGGAATTCGTCGTGGTGCTTTTTCCAACGAAGCGGGGATAGGCACGGCGCCTATGGCTCACGGCGCAGCAAAAACTAACGAACCTATTCGTGAAGGGCTTGTGGCAATGTTGGGGCCAGCAATTGATACTTTGATAATTTGTACGCTCACGGCTTTGGCAATTTTGGTTACGGGCGTTTGGCAAAGTAGCGATGCAAATGGTGTGAGCTTGACAGCTTCAGCTTTTGAGGAAAGTATTCCAGTGTATGGAAAATATGGCTTATTGGTTTGTATCGCCGTTTTCAGTATTTCTTCGTTGTTTTCCTATTCGTATTACGGCAGTAAGTGTATGTCGTTTCTATTTGGCGCAAAAAACAAAGGAATCTATAATTATTTTTATATCGCCAGTATTATTGTTGGAGCAACAACTTCACTTAGTATGATGATTAATTTGATAGATACTTTCTTTGCGCTAATGGCCATTCCTACGATGACAGCGACCATTCTTTTAGCACCAAAAGTTATAAAGGAAGCGAAGATTTATTTTGAAAAGTTGAAGAGAGAGAAATTATAG
- a CDS encoding M42 family metallopeptidase: MTTSILTDNSLKFLEEYLNNASPTGYEWDGQKLWMNYLKPYVDEFFTDTYGTAVGVINPKAKFKVVIEGHADEISWYVNYICDSGLLYVIRNGGSDHQIAPSKIVNIHTKNGIIKGVFGWPAIHTRNKAKEEAPKPDNIFIDVGAKDKEEVEKMGIHVGCVITYPDQFHILNGDKFVCRALDNRMGGFMIAEVARLLHENKTKLPFGLYITNSVQEEIGLRGAEMIAERIKPNVAIVTDVTHDTTTPMIDKKKQGLAEIGCGPVIAYAPAVQQKLRDLIVNTAEKKLIPFQRAALSRATGTDTDAFAYSNGGVASALISLPLRYMHTTVEMVHRDDVENVIKLIYETLLNIKDGETFSYFD; this comes from the coding sequence ATGACTACTTCAATTCTGACTGACAATTCCCTTAAATTTTTAGAAGAATACTTAAACAACGCCTCTCCTACTGGCTACGAATGGGACGGACAAAAATTGTGGATGAATTATCTGAAGCCTTACGTTGATGAGTTTTTCACAGATACCTACGGAACCGCAGTAGGTGTTATAAATCCCAAAGCCAAATTTAAGGTTGTAATTGAAGGTCACGCAGATGAAATTTCCTGGTACGTAAACTATATCTGCGACAGCGGACTGCTTTACGTTATTAGAAACGGAGGAAGCGATCACCAAATTGCTCCTTCAAAAATTGTGAATATTCATACCAAAAATGGTATTATAAAAGGTGTTTTTGGATGGCCGGCGATTCACACCCGTAATAAAGCAAAGGAAGAAGCTCCAAAACCCGATAACATTTTTATAGATGTGGGCGCGAAGGATAAAGAAGAAGTGGAAAAAATGGGCATACACGTGGGTTGTGTAATTACCTATCCAGATCAATTCCATATTTTGAACGGTGATAAATTTGTGTGCCGAGCATTAGACAACAGAATGGGTGGGTTTATGATTGCTGAAGTTGCACGATTGCTTCACGAAAACAAAACAAAACTTCCTTTTGGACTTTATATTACGAATTCGGTTCAAGAAGAAATCGGACTTCGTGGTGCCGAAATGATTGCCGAACGCATAAAGCCAAACGTTGCAATCGTTACGGACGTTACCCACGATACCACAACGCCAATGATTGATAAAAAGAAACAAGGACTGGCAGAAATTGGCTGTGGCCCTGTAATTGCCTACGCTCCAGCAGTACAACAAAAACTTCGCGATTTGATAGTTAATACTGCTGAAAAGAAACTGATTCCATTCCAAAGAGCGGCACTTTCTAGAGCTACTGGTACGGATACAGATGCTTTTGCTTATAGTAACGGTGGCGTAGCAAGCGCCTTAATTTCGCTACCATTAAGATATATGCACACTACTGTGGAAATGGTTCATCGTGATGATGTGGAAAATGTAATAAAACTTATTTATGAAACGCTTTTAAACATAAAAGACGGAGAAACTTTCAGTTATTTCGATTAA
- a CDS encoding acyloxyacyl hydrolase gives MKKQLTIFFLFVSFLSFAQSEREWKKSALTFTPEILLGKTMEANGGFPETKLQKQLLFNIGRYHTNNPQEWAQRLKGPKTGLTIGVTDFGSLDSLGLGITAMPFIEFQAFGSHRWKVLSGLGASYFTKKYDEISNPRNQAVTTDVTWAFRTYLYYQFLSTKNIDWRAGLGYSHHSNGHTHLLNQGYNSFLVSVSADIKNPLKRAEIVSDGTIPQYKRTVYDYYAIRGGLGQNVFALAFNDRKNVYTIAGEYGRVYNNTFKVGLGFYYRFYQHYYDYIKRNESLVQDEREFDYFKENPWSNATNFGVSLHGEVFLNHVGIDLQVGYNFHKPAYKMEWRINEGWDNTPKDIPDYWMLGELDSSYKKKNRISTRLGIKYYLIGMENAPKNNIYLGANLNSNLGQADFTELSIGYVHRFKKRDR, from the coding sequence ATGAAAAAACAACTAACCATTTTCTTTCTTTTTGTGTCGTTTTTAAGTTTTGCCCAGTCAGAGCGAGAGTGGAAAAAAAGCGCGCTTACATTTACTCCTGAAATTCTTTTAGGTAAAACGATGGAGGCTAATGGAGGCTTTCCTGAAACGAAACTTCAAAAGCAACTTCTTTTTAATATTGGTCGTTATCACACCAACAATCCACAGGAATGGGCGCAGCGTTTGAAAGGACCAAAAACCGGACTTACCATTGGTGTCACCGATTTTGGAAGTTTGGACAGTTTGGGACTCGGTATTACCGCAATGCCTTTTATTGAATTTCAAGCTTTTGGAAGCCATCGTTGGAAAGTATTGTCGGGGTTGGGCGCTTCCTATTTTACCAAAAAATATGACGAAATATCGAATCCAAGAAACCAAGCGGTAACTACAGATGTAACTTGGGCCTTTAGAACCTATCTCTATTACCAATTTCTTTCAACAAAAAATATCGATTGGCGAGCTGGTTTGGGTTATTCGCACCATTCTAATGGTCATACGCATTTGCTGAACCAGGGTTATAATTCATTTTTGGTAAGTGTTTCCGCAGATATAAAAAATCCTTTAAAACGTGCCGAAATTGTTTCAGATGGAACGATTCCGCAGTATAAAAGAACAGTTTACGATTATTATGCAATTCGCGGCGGACTTGGGCAAAATGTATTTGCCCTGGCATTCAACGATCGAAAAAATGTTTACACCATTGCCGGGGAATACGGACGGGTTTACAACAATACTTTTAAAGTTGGACTTGGGTTTTATTACCGATTTTACCAGCATTACTACGATTATATTAAAAGAAATGAATCCTTAGTTCAGGACGAAAGAGAGTTTGATTATTTTAAGGAGAATCCGTGGTCCAACGCTACCAATTTTGGAGTTAGTCTTCACGGCGAAGTGTTTTTGAACCACGTTGGTATTGATTTGCAAGTGGGCTATAACTTTCACAAACCTGCTTACAAAATGGAGTGGCGCATAAATGAAGGCTGGGACAATACTCCAAAAGATATTCCAGATTATTGGATGCTTGGCGAACTAGATTCAAGTTATAAAAAGAAGAACCGCATTTCTACACGATTGGGTATAAAATATTATTTAATTGGAATGGAAAACGCGCCCAAAAATAATATTTACTTGGGTGCTAACCTCAACTCTAACTTGGGTCAAGCAGATTTTACAGAGCTTAGTATTGGTTATGTTCACAGATTTAAAAAACGTGATAGATAG